The following are encoded in a window of Rhizobium sp. 11515TR genomic DNA:
- a CDS encoding autotransporter outer membrane beta-barrel domain-containing protein, with product MSSISCRPATVAALLTALLPSAQALAQCAPAAPAAVNISSGGCSDPAFTTRESAGPVPVVDVSGTGSYSGASVNLTATGNGYGIRATDAGTITLTGTSVDGASINTYGTGGHGLYAAGGGLITGSYTSIYTNDAGAYGVGAVGTGSSVTLTDSGVNTYGDDSYGAYAANGGAITLTRTDVTTYGVGASAVFADVGGSITLNNLNTFSFGDNAPGAVASGAGSSLTLNNTYVNILSNGSTGLFATGGGMITVNGGAIATGDYYGGTVIANSPGMLARGVGSSIQVSNGASSATYGANSPGIWADAGGRIDFSGYGIFTYQPNSAGAVASGSGSTVTLTDTINRTTGPSSTGVLVNGAGTVIVTGSEITTGYRVTGSSPPVLEYPDDEIGIEAHGVDVDGAGSRLQAENDTITTNGGGAIGVRVGQGATASIIGGAITTNGADTATVGGADGVRASDAGSSITLSGTSVTTNNANAIGVHAMAGGAIAATDVTVATQGQNALGASAQDAGSTITLTRTAIATAGGGASGVQASDAGVVQIAGGSVDTTGSTAHGIAAINGGTLAASGTTVAVSGTGSSAIYLAGNAPSSISVTGGSLSAANGAIVLAQGGTGTVSISGGTAITPATINGRPLLAKVTEDAAGIPANLTLDIADIPSLVGDVVVDPSTLTYKLSNSNWTGNLVLTGPGNTATANLTTSQWTGDLLADAGNTADVALTQGSLWTGLAQNATNVAIDASSAWNVTGDSNATGTVANAGFIQFLSRPAAYSTLTVGEYTGGTGSRIGFNTYLGADNSPSNLLVIDGGQASGTTSVLVNNTGGSGAQTVADGIPLIKVTNGGTTTADAFTLGQRVAAGAYEYQLFRGGSTDPNEWFLRSHLSGTSSDPTTPEGPEIPLYRPEVALYAPIPSIARQMGLSTLGTLHERVGEEENLRGLLEPRAYANGAWGRVFGQRVNNHWNGTVDAKGDGDLTGFQTGFDVLRRTTDSGHRDHAGVYFAYSDYDSPSLRSFTPGEQNLAVGRLRMNGKSIGTYWTHFGPTGWYVDAVLQGSWYDATATSLYGAGISTNATAYTASLEAGYPIRFGQGDGWLIEPQAQIIYQDLSVDRSRDQYSSVDWSAGTAFNGRLGARLQYTERDEAGTLWQPYARVNFWHTFSGNDSTLFGQSSPVIETRFGDTALEVGGGLTARVSQNVSFYGQASHRWSLDDSRSQKTATAGTVGIRVNW from the coding sequence ATGAGCTCCATCAGTTGCCGTCCTGCTACCGTGGCGGCCCTGCTGACGGCGCTCTTGCCCTCGGCTCAGGCGTTGGCGCAATGTGCCCCGGCCGCGCCGGCCGCAGTCAACATTTCCTCCGGCGGTTGCTCGGATCCTGCGTTCACCACACGAGAAAGTGCTGGCCCTGTGCCTGTCGTCGATGTCTCCGGCACAGGGAGCTATAGCGGTGCCTCCGTCAACCTCACCGCAACCGGAAACGGCTATGGCATCCGCGCAACCGACGCGGGGACGATTACCTTGACCGGCACGTCCGTGGATGGCGCGTCGATCAACACCTATGGCACCGGCGGCCATGGTCTCTATGCCGCTGGCGGGGGGCTGATCACCGGTAGTTATACGTCCATTTACACGAATGACGCGGGCGCCTATGGCGTCGGGGCGGTTGGGACGGGCAGCAGCGTCACGCTGACCGATAGCGGGGTGAACACTTACGGCGACGACTCGTATGGGGCCTATGCTGCCAACGGCGGGGCGATCACGCTGACCCGCACCGATGTCACGACCTACGGCGTCGGCGCCTCTGCCGTCTTCGCGGATGTCGGGGGCTCGATCACTCTCAACAACTTGAACACGTTCAGTTTCGGCGACAACGCCCCGGGCGCGGTTGCCTCGGGGGCCGGCAGCAGTCTTACCCTGAACAACACGTACGTGAACATCTTAAGCAACGGCAGCACCGGGCTGTTCGCCACCGGCGGGGGAATGATCACCGTCAACGGCGGCGCGATCGCAACAGGCGATTATTACGGAGGCACCGTCATCGCCAATTCCCCGGGCATGCTCGCCCGAGGCGTCGGCAGCAGCATCCAGGTCAGCAACGGTGCGAGTTCCGCCACTTATGGTGCGAACAGCCCGGGCATATGGGCTGATGCCGGGGGCAGGATCGACTTCTCGGGCTACGGCATTTTCACCTATCAACCCAATTCCGCCGGCGCGGTGGCGAGTGGGTCGGGCAGCACGGTCACCCTGACCGACACCATAAATCGCACAACCGGCCCTTCCAGCACAGGCGTCCTCGTCAACGGCGCCGGCACGGTCATTGTGACCGGCAGCGAGATCACCACCGGATACCGGGTGACCGGGAGCAGCCCTCCCGTCCTCGAGTACCCGGATGACGAGATAGGCATAGAGGCCCACGGCGTCGATGTGGACGGAGCCGGCAGCCGGCTGCAGGCCGAGAACGACACGATCACCACCAATGGCGGCGGCGCGATCGGTGTGAGAGTCGGTCAGGGCGCTACGGCCTCGATCATTGGCGGCGCCATCACGACCAATGGCGCCGATACCGCCACTGTTGGCGGTGCCGACGGTGTCCGGGCGTCCGACGCCGGTAGCAGCATCACCCTCTCCGGCACCTCGGTCACCACCAACAACGCCAACGCCATAGGCGTGCACGCGATGGCGGGCGGCGCGATCGCTGCGACGGATGTGACGGTCGCCACGCAGGGGCAGAACGCCCTTGGCGCATCTGCGCAGGATGCCGGCAGCACAATTACTCTGACTCGTACTGCAATTGCTACTGCCGGCGGCGGCGCTTCCGGCGTCCAGGCCAGCGATGCGGGCGTCGTGCAGATTGCAGGCGGCTCGGTGGATACCACTGGCAGCACCGCACATGGTATCGCCGCCATCAATGGCGGCACGCTCGCCGCCTCTGGCACCACGGTCGCGGTGAGCGGCACAGGATCGTCGGCGATCTATCTCGCCGGCAATGCACCGAGTAGCATATCGGTCACAGGCGGCAGCTTGAGCGCCGCCAATGGGGCGATCGTCCTCGCCCAGGGCGGCACCGGCACTGTCTCGATCAGCGGCGGTACAGCGATCACCCCTGCCACGATAAACGGCCGGCCCTTACTGGCGAAGGTAACTGAGGACGCTGCAGGCATTCCGGCTAATCTGACGCTGGACATTGCTGACATACCATCGCTCGTTGGCGACGTCGTCGTCGACCCTTCGACCCTGACGTACAAGCTCAGCAACAGTAATTGGACCGGCAATCTGGTCCTGACTGGCCCGGGCAATACTGCCACTGCCAACCTGACTACGTCGCAATGGACAGGGGACCTCCTAGCAGACGCAGGGAACACCGCTGACGTAGCGCTAACGCAGGGCAGCCTCTGGACCGGCCTGGCACAGAACGCGACCAATGTTGCAATCGATGCCAGCAGTGCCTGGAATGTCACCGGAGATTCCAATGCAACCGGCACGGTTGCGAATGCCGGCTTCATACAGTTCCTGTCGCGGCCAGCAGCCTACAGCACGCTGACCGTTGGCGAGTACACTGGCGGCACGGGCAGCCGCATCGGCTTCAATACCTATCTTGGTGCCGACAACTCGCCGAGTAACCTCTTGGTCATCGATGGTGGCCAGGCGAGCGGCACAACTTCGGTACTTGTCAACAATACTGGCGGTTCGGGAGCGCAGACGGTGGCGGACGGTATTCCGCTGATTAAGGTGACCAATGGCGGCACCACTACGGCCGACGCCTTCACGCTCGGTCAGCGTGTGGCCGCCGGCGCTTATGAGTACCAGCTTTTCCGCGGCGGCAGCACGGATCCAAACGAATGGTTCCTCCGGTCCCATCTTAGCGGTACATCCTCCGACCCAACAACGCCGGAGGGTCCAGAGATCCCGCTCTACCGTCCGGAAGTAGCGCTTTATGCGCCGATACCTTCGATCGCGCGGCAGATGGGCCTTTCGACTTTGGGAACACTGCACGAGCGCGTCGGTGAAGAGGAGAACCTGCGCGGCCTGCTGGAGCCGCGTGCTTATGCGAACGGCGCTTGGGGTCGGGTGTTTGGGCAGCGAGTGAACAATCATTGGAACGGAACCGTCGACGCGAAGGGGGATGGCGATCTGACTGGGTTCCAGACAGGTTTCGACGTCCTACGCCGGACGACCGATAGCGGTCACCGTGACCACGCGGGCGTGTATTTCGCCTACTCGGACTATGACTCTCCTTCGCTGCGCAGCTTCACGCCGGGGGAGCAAAACCTGGCGGTCGGCCGCTTGCGGATGAATGGGAAGTCGATAGGCACCTATTGGACGCATTTCGGCCCAACAGGTTGGTATGTTGACGCCGTGCTCCAGGGGAGCTGGTACGACGCGACAGCCACATCCCTCTATGGTGCTGGAATCTCGACCAATGCGACGGCATACACCGCGTCGCTCGAGGCAGGCTACCCAATCCGCTTCGGACAAGGCGATGGTTGGCTAATCGAGCCACAAGCGCAAATAATCTACCAGGATCTGTCGGTGGATCGGTCTCGAGACCAGTATTCGAGTGTGGACTGGAGTGCGGGTACGGCCTTCAATGGGAGGCTTGGGGCGCGGCTGCAATACACAGAGCGCGACGAAGCGGGGACGCTGTGGCAACCCTATGCGCGCGTTAACTTCTGGCATACCTTCTCCGGCAATGACAGCACGCTCTTTGGACAATCCTCGCCAGTCATCGAGACGCGCTTCGGCGATACGGCGCTGGAGGTCGGCGGTGGCCTGACAGCGCGCGTGAGTCAGAATGTAAGCTTCTATGGCCAAGCCAGCCATCGCTGGTCGCTCGATGATAGCCGAAGCCAAAAGACCGCAACTGCCGGTACCGTCGGCATCCGAGTCAACTGGTGA
- a CDS encoding flagellin N-terminal helical domain-containing protein — translation MTNTAAVNAVAILRTIDTSLTETQSRVSSGLRVRVAKDDAAYWSIATSMKSDNSALSSVSDALGLSKAVVDTQYSAMSSTIDVLAEFKNKLVAAKESSVDRPQIQTELDQLKTSLQAIAAGATFNGVSRLQTDIPGLAYASSVNQSLPASIIRSGSSFSVQNLNFDVAGLSLFNSDGGGILQKDQNSLGTIDGLRSNNGIGYGYLNQANYKFTGPITFAASDSISFDVLIDDGPYAAGIPGSVTLDKATVDAALGTTDGIINNRAQMVAVLNKAFSDAGLSSLVGAWTSSVPNQFELSSRETSGLPGSSLSLSNLNSTLPSGAAGGLENLLSSVENNYAALGFWETQSFRLKKDDMFSFDISIQGNPKTTITVTRSMVDAALGTDDGIVNPGHDMGVLMNYALSGLGIIGTDDGFATQLEIDPDVWHKAGMQSHFVISNIQDNVGSGPDFDIVDVDVTNPSADLDNYISGVEQMYQKAVRAGSALGSMGERLEMQSNFVANLQDSLSKGIGRLIDADMEKESAKLAAIQVQQQLSTVSLNIANQSPQILLALFRTAN, via the coding sequence TTGACGAACACTGCCGCAGTCAACGCGGTCGCAATTTTGCGCACAATCGATACCTCCCTGACGGAAACCCAGTCCCGTGTGTCAAGCGGATTACGCGTGCGCGTAGCCAAAGATGACGCGGCTTATTGGTCGATCGCAACATCCATGAAGTCGGACAACTCGGCCTTATCCTCGGTCAGCGATGCGCTTGGATTGAGCAAGGCTGTCGTCGATACGCAATATAGCGCGATGTCTTCCACGATCGACGTTTTGGCTGAGTTCAAGAACAAGCTCGTGGCCGCGAAAGAAAGCAGCGTCGACAGGCCTCAAATTCAAACCGAGCTGGATCAACTTAAAACCAGTCTCCAGGCCATTGCTGCGGGCGCGACGTTCAACGGCGTGTCCCGGCTTCAAACCGATATTCCTGGATTAGCCTACGCGAGCAGTGTTAATCAGTCGCTCCCAGCTTCAATTATTCGATCAGGAAGCTCATTTTCCGTACAGAACCTAAATTTCGATGTGGCCGGGCTCAGCCTGTTCAACTCGGACGGCGGTGGAATACTTCAGAAGGATCAAAACAGCCTTGGCACAATTGATGGACTTCGATCCAACAACGGCATTGGCTACGGTTATCTGAATCAGGCCAATTATAAATTCACCGGCCCGATAACTTTTGCAGCGAGTGACAGTATTTCATTCGATGTTCTGATTGATGACGGCCCTTACGCAGCTGGAATTCCAGGTTCTGTCACCCTTGACAAAGCAACCGTCGACGCAGCTCTCGGCACTACTGACGGCATCATCAATAACAGAGCCCAAATGGTCGCTGTTCTCAATAAGGCGTTCTCGGATGCCGGCCTTAGCAGTCTTGTTGGTGCCTGGACCAGCAGTGTGCCTAATCAATTTGAGCTGTCGTCGAGGGAAACCAGCGGACTCCCCGGTTCGAGCCTTTCGTTGTCAAATCTCAACTCAACCCTTCCGTCTGGCGCGGCGGGCGGCCTCGAAAACCTTCTTAGCTCAGTCGAGAACAATTACGCTGCCCTGGGCTTCTGGGAAACGCAAAGCTTCCGTTTAAAGAAAGACGATATGTTTTCCTTCGACATATCCATCCAGGGAAATCCGAAGACGACGATAACGGTGACGCGCTCCATGGTTGATGCCGCCCTCGGAACGGATGATGGGATCGTCAATCCGGGACATGACATGGGCGTTTTGATGAACTATGCGCTAAGTGGTTTGGGGATTATCGGAACCGACGACGGTTTTGCAACACAGCTCGAGATTGATCCGGATGTTTGGCACAAAGCCGGCATGCAGTCGCATTTTGTCATAAGCAATATCCAAGATAACGTTGGATCAGGCCCAGACTTCGACATTGTGGATGTCGATGTGACCAATCCTTCCGCGGATCTCGACAATTACATCAGCGGCGTCGAGCAAATGTATCAAAAAGCCGTTCGAGCCGGTTCCGCGCTGGGCTCGATGGGCGAGCGATTGGAAATGCAGAGCAATTTCGTCGCAAATCTGCAGGACTCACTATCGAAAGGGATTGGCAGGCTGATTGACGCGGATATGGAAAAAGAGAGTGCAAAGCTCGCCGCCATTCAAGTGCAACAACAGCTTAGTACGGTATCCCTCAACATCGCAAACCAGTCACCCCAAATCCTTCTGGCATTGTTTCGAACGGCCAATTAG
- a CDS encoding Fic family protein, with product MTANPANLAVFQERIVPTDTVPVGYAALVQKYGIAAPVRLPSCVAKGFVYGSRRAHEDWTIFDKRFAPEDSLLGHLSFALRHETIDLLILKKLFHIVPVGQIAALIEAEPTSSVTRRIWFFYEWLTGTRLDIPDAERGNYVEALDTASYFTSSPVNSPRHRVRDNLLGTPAFCPVLRRTEYLVDTVAHRWDAEAKELIGKIGKGIITRAASFLLLSDSQASYQIEGERPPRSRLERWMRAVAQAGKRPITVDELVRLQYIVIEENRFIKRGLRDSGGFIGDRDWNDDPLPEFVSARHEDISDLLGGIIAAGSRMAESGLDAVLQASVMAFAFVFVHPFEDGNGRLHRYLIHHVLSERGYTPAGMIFPISSVLLERQEEYGARLRGYTGPLLPFIEWVPTPEKNVRVVNDTADLYRFGDYTELTEFLYACVVQTIRHDLPNEIDHLSRFDEAKRRIQDFLEMPDGMISSLIKFIHQNEGTLSKKRRSREFEKMTDEEVKSAEAVVRDAFDISLSNEDGAPSGPLG from the coding sequence ATGACAGCCAATCCCGCAAATCTGGCGGTCTTCCAAGAGCGTATTGTGCCAACGGATACGGTTCCCGTTGGGTATGCAGCTCTTGTGCAGAAATACGGGATTGCCGCCCCTGTTCGTCTCCCCTCGTGCGTCGCGAAGGGCTTCGTCTATGGCTCGAGGAGAGCACATGAGGATTGGACGATCTTCGACAAGCGCTTCGCTCCAGAGGACAGCTTACTTGGACATCTGTCTTTCGCACTGAGACACGAGACGATCGATCTGTTGATCCTAAAAAAGCTATTTCACATCGTCCCGGTCGGTCAGATCGCAGCGCTGATCGAAGCCGAACCGACGAGCAGCGTGACACGCCGGATTTGGTTTTTCTATGAATGGCTGACAGGTACACGCCTTGACATTCCGGACGCGGAACGGGGGAACTATGTTGAAGCGCTTGACACCGCGAGCTACTTCACATCGTCCCCCGTGAATTCGCCCCGTCACCGCGTGCGAGACAATCTCCTTGGCACACCAGCATTCTGCCCCGTATTAAGGCGCACCGAATATCTCGTCGACACGGTCGCCCACCGCTGGGATGCTGAAGCCAAAGAGCTCATTGGAAAGATCGGGAAGGGGATCATTACGCGCGCGGCAAGCTTTCTGCTTCTGTCAGATAGCCAGGCATCTTACCAGATCGAAGGCGAACGCCCGCCGCGAAGCCGCCTCGAGCGTTGGATGAGGGCTGTTGCTCAAGCGGGAAAGCGGCCGATCACAGTGGACGAACTCGTGCGCCTCCAGTACATTGTCATCGAGGAGAACCGGTTCATCAAGCGCGGGCTGCGAGACTCCGGCGGCTTTATCGGCGATCGCGACTGGAACGACGATCCTCTCCCCGAATTCGTTTCAGCCCGGCACGAAGACATTAGCGATCTTCTCGGAGGGATCATAGCCGCAGGAAGCAGGATGGCGGAGAGCGGGTTGGATGCCGTACTTCAAGCCTCGGTCATGGCCTTCGCCTTCGTGTTCGTCCATCCCTTCGAAGACGGAAACGGTCGCCTGCATCGGTACCTCATACATCATGTTCTGTCTGAGCGCGGATATACGCCCGCCGGCATGATCTTTCCCATTTCTTCCGTACTTCTTGAACGCCAGGAGGAGTATGGCGCGCGCCTGCGCGGTTACACCGGACCGCTGTTGCCCTTTATCGAATGGGTGCCGACACCGGAGAAAAACGTGCGGGTCGTCAACGACACCGCCGATCTCTACAGGTTCGGGGATTATACGGAGTTGACGGAATTTCTCTATGCTTGCGTGGTACAGACGATCAGGCATGATCTGCCAAATGAGATCGATCACCTCTCGCGTTTCGATGAGGCGAAGCGACGCATTCAGGATTTCCTTGAGATGCCGGACGGGATGATCTCCAGTCTCATTAAATTCATCCATCAGAACGAAGGTACGCTTTCCAAGAAGCGGCGCAGTCGTGAATTCGAAAAGATGACGGACGAGGAGGTAAAGTCAGCGGAAGCTGTGGTTCGCGACGCCTTCGACATCAGCCTATCGAATGAGGATGGCGCGCCCAGCGGCCCGCTCGGCTAG
- the virB11 gene encoding P-type DNA transfer ATPase VirB11 yields MAEASDAGVVRELLLPLSRFLKDTSLYEIVVNRPGEVLTEGTEGWRHHALPDLSFEKLMRLARAIASYANQAIDEARPILSATLPDEERIQIVVPPATTKGTVSITIRKPSRVTLTLDDLEAGGLFSNVSSPNRHSESSNTRLGNILKAGNYATFLRAAVLARKNIIISGATGSGKTTLSKALIRHIPEHERIISIEDTPELVISQPNHVRLFYSKGGQGLAKISAKDLLESGLRMRPDRILLQELRDGSALYYIRNVNSGHPGSITTVHADSAALAFEQLTLLVKESEGGRDLERGDVRSLLKVAIDIIVQCKRIDGRFRVSEIYFKP; encoded by the coding sequence ATGGCGGAAGCTTCAGACGCCGGGGTCGTGCGTGAATTGCTTTTGCCACTGTCTCGCTTCCTGAAGGATACCTCGCTCTATGAGATCGTCGTCAACCGCCCGGGTGAAGTCCTGACCGAGGGAACGGAAGGATGGCGGCATCATGCACTGCCGGATCTTAGCTTCGAGAAGCTCATGCGTCTGGCCCGGGCCATTGCAAGCTATGCGAACCAGGCAATCGACGAGGCTCGGCCGATCCTGTCGGCCACCTTGCCAGATGAAGAGCGGATCCAGATCGTTGTTCCGCCGGCAACGACTAAAGGCACGGTCAGCATCACGATCAGAAAGCCGTCGCGGGTGACGCTGACGTTGGATGATCTCGAAGCGGGTGGATTATTTTCCAATGTCTCCTCGCCGAACCGTCATAGCGAATCCTCCAATACGAGGTTGGGCAACATCCTCAAGGCGGGCAATTACGCGACGTTTCTGCGTGCGGCGGTTCTTGCGCGCAAGAATATCATCATCTCGGGCGCGACCGGATCGGGCAAGACCACCCTGTCGAAGGCATTGATCCGGCATATTCCGGAGCATGAGCGGATAATCTCGATCGAGGATACGCCGGAGCTGGTCATCTCGCAGCCCAATCATGTCAGGCTCTTCTACTCGAAAGGAGGGCAGGGGCTGGCGAAAATCAGCGCGAAAGATTTGCTCGAATCGGGTCTCAGGATGCGACCCGATCGCATTCTTCTACAGGAGCTGCGCGACGGCTCAGCCCTCTACTACATCCGTAATGTCAATTCAGGACACCCTGGATCGATCACAACGGTGCATGCCGATTCCGCGGCCCTGGCATTCGAGCAACTGACGTTGCTCGTCAAAGAGTCGGAAGGAGGTCGTGACCTTGAGCGCGGCGATGTTCGTAGTTTGCTCAAGGTCGCGATCGATATCATTGTCCAGTGCAAGCGGATCGATGGGCGATTTCGGGTGAGCGAGATTTATTTCAAGCCGTGA
- the virB10 gene encoding type IV secretion system protein VirB10, with protein sequence MVDEAEDRIPGERAETDVNQRTEGRPFLKRGGVALAMVAFVAFSLWSMRERQKTETKEPDHVVIRQTADFEPAKEEARPASPLPEALLPTPVPKEQITPAADPLLDSARRAPVMAYNGQQSSSQRRDTAAAMSQDPGSNYLPVPGSLGGPQSEAEDQRFNRMLTPTHLEGSRAGTLGNRDFIVAMGTSIPCVLETALASDQPGFASCVINRDVLSDNGRVVLMEKGTQIVGEYRGGLNRGQKRLFVLWNRAKTPKGVIITLASPATDALGRAGMDGYVDTHWWERFGSAILLSIVGDATTYAGSRLQDSDVQAQNTTTAGQQAAAIAVEQSINIVPTLTKHQGELVSIFVARDLDFSDVYSLRVTEPRNRILDRAVSGDFRPRSRLVTK encoded by the coding sequence ATGGTGGATGAGGCGGAAGACCGTATCCCAGGTGAGCGCGCCGAGACGGATGTCAACCAGCGAACTGAGGGCCGTCCATTCCTGAAGCGCGGTGGCGTGGCTCTAGCGATGGTCGCCTTTGTTGCGTTTTCGCTGTGGTCGATGCGTGAGCGGCAAAAGACTGAGACGAAAGAGCCCGACCATGTCGTTATTCGTCAGACGGCTGACTTCGAGCCAGCGAAGGAAGAAGCAAGGCCGGCTTCACCACTTCCCGAGGCGCTGCTACCGACGCCCGTGCCAAAGGAGCAGATCACACCCGCTGCGGACCCCTTGTTGGACTCCGCCCGCCGTGCGCCTGTCATGGCCTATAATGGACAGCAATCCTCATCGCAACGCCGCGACACAGCAGCCGCCATGTCGCAAGACCCCGGTTCCAATTACCTTCCTGTTCCTGGCAGCCTCGGTGGCCCTCAATCTGAAGCCGAGGACCAGCGTTTCAATAGGATGTTGACGCCGACTCATCTGGAAGGATCACGCGCCGGCACGCTCGGCAACCGCGACTTCATTGTCGCTATGGGAACTTCCATTCCGTGCGTGCTGGAGACGGCGCTTGCCTCCGACCAGCCGGGCTTCGCCAGCTGCGTCATCAATCGCGATGTGCTTTCCGACAACGGCCGCGTGGTCCTGATGGAGAAAGGAACTCAGATCGTCGGAGAATATCGAGGCGGCTTGAACCGGGGCCAGAAGCGTCTGTTCGTGCTTTGGAACCGGGCAAAGACGCCAAAAGGTGTGATTATTACACTCGCCTCGCCCGCGACCGACGCACTCGGGCGGGCGGGCATGGATGGCTATGTCGACACGCATTGGTGGGAGCGCTTCGGCAGCGCCATCCTGCTCTCCATCGTTGGCGATGCGACGACCTATGCCGGCAGCCGGTTGCAGGATAGTGACGTTCAAGCGCAGAATACGACGACGGCTGGCCAGCAGGCAGCAGCGATCGCCGTCGAGCAATCCATCAATATTGTGCCGACATTGACAAAGCATCAGGGCGAGCTCGTCTCAATTTTTGTCGCCCGCGATCTCGATTTTTCCGACGTCTATAGCCTGCGTGTCACCGAACCCCGCAACAGGATTCTCGATCGGGCGGTATCGGGGGATTTCAGGCCTCGATCAAGGCTCGTGACGAAGTAG
- the virB9 gene encoding P-type conjugative transfer protein VirB9, translated as MKHHCLIALLLTASWPSAALALETPRGASQDSRVRFVDYQPYNITRIVGSLRSSVQVEFAADEEIAHVALGNTVAWEVAPAGNILFLKARENQPVTNISVVTTRRDGSTRSYQMELTVRDGSVAAGQDTYFYVKYRYPADDAERRRQEALARNQAAQAGQADTVLALHEQYGPRNWRYSAQGSGALEPNAVYDNGKITTIAFTGNQEIPAIYMENSDGTESLVPKSVAGDLVLVHAIGRKFILRRGGDVLCIFNEAYDPTGIDPNTNTTSPSVERVVKAQTAGAATGGAHGG; from the coding sequence CTGAAACATCATTGTTTGATTGCACTGCTCCTGACCGCTAGCTGGCCATCGGCAGCCCTTGCGCTGGAAACGCCGCGCGGCGCCTCCCAGGACAGTCGGGTCCGCTTCGTCGACTATCAGCCTTACAATATTACCAGGATCGTGGGCTCATTGCGCTCTTCCGTCCAGGTGGAGTTTGCCGCCGACGAGGAAATTGCCCATGTGGCGCTTGGCAACACGGTCGCTTGGGAGGTGGCGCCGGCCGGCAATATCCTCTTCCTGAAGGCGCGAGAGAACCAGCCGGTCACCAACATATCCGTGGTCACGACACGTCGTGACGGTTCGACGCGCAGTTACCAGATGGAGTTGACGGTCCGAGACGGTTCGGTTGCCGCCGGTCAGGACACTTACTTCTATGTCAAATATCGCTATCCAGCCGATGATGCCGAACGCCGTCGTCAGGAGGCGCTCGCGCGAAACCAGGCAGCACAAGCCGGACAAGCCGACACAGTGCTGGCTTTGCACGAGCAATATGGACCGCGCAATTGGCGCTATTCGGCGCAGGGATCAGGCGCCTTGGAACCGAACGCTGTTTATGACAACGGCAAGATCACGACCATCGCCTTCACCGGCAATCAGGAAATCCCGGCAATCTATATGGAAAACTCCGACGGCACCGAGAGCCTGGTACCTAAGTCCGTGGCCGGTGATCTCGTGCTCGTTCATGCGATCGGCCGCAAATTCATTCTGCGGCGGGGAGGAGACGTGCTCTGCATCTTCAACGAAGCCTACGATCCGACGGGCATCGATCCCAACACCAATACGACATCGCCTTCGGTCGAGCGCGTCGTGAAAGCGCAGACGGCTGGTGCCGCAACAGGAGGAGCCCATGGTGGATGA
- a CDS encoding virB8 family protein has product MVTTDSLKDYFDKARRFDQDRMIQMERSARIAWFVATGAGIIAAISTLAVAGLTPLKTVEPFVVRVDNSTGIVDVVSALKSTAGTYDEAVTKYFAARYVRAREGYVWSEAEENFRTVSLLSTAPEQTRFAAIYRGGNPDSPQNIYGRGATSRINIVSISLINANVLSVRYMRTITRGDETHTTHWVATLTFSYVNAPMSSTDRLINPLGFAVSDYRSDPEAIN; this is encoded by the coding sequence ATGGTGACGACGGACAGTCTCAAGGATTATTTCGATAAGGCCCGGCGTTTCGACCAGGACCGCATGATCCAGATGGAACGTTCGGCCCGGATTGCCTGGTTCGTAGCCACCGGGGCGGGCATTATCGCGGCGATTTCGACCCTCGCCGTCGCGGGTTTGACACCGCTCAAGACAGTCGAGCCTTTTGTCGTGAGAGTCGACAATTCCACCGGTATCGTCGATGTCGTTTCGGCACTCAAGTCGACCGCTGGCACCTACGACGAAGCGGTGACCAAATATTTCGCCGCCCGCTATGTTCGTGCCCGCGAAGGTTATGTCTGGAGCGAGGCGGAGGAGAATTTTCGCACGGTCTCGCTGCTCTCAACGGCGCCGGAACAGACCCGCTTTGCCGCGATTTATCGCGGCGGCAATCCAGATTCACCGCAAAATATCTACGGTCGCGGCGCCACATCGCGGATCAACATCGTTTCCATCTCGCTGATCAACGCCAATGTCCTGTCTGTTCGCTATATGCGTACCATCACCCGCGGTGACGAGACCCATACGACCCATTGGGTGGCAACGCTTACCTTCTCCTATGTGAATGCTCCAATGTCCTCGACCGACCGGTTGATAAATCCGCTCGGCTTCGCCGTCAGCGACTATCGATCCGATCCGGAGGCCATCAATTGA